Proteins from a single region of Acidovorax sp. NCPPB 3576:
- a CDS encoding alpha-1,4-glucan--maltose-1-phosphate maltosyltransferase, protein MPKPDNLPSPSQPNPAASASPVAATATAAAPGRSATAGTVHPIGGADGRVRAVVEAVLPCVDGGRFAAKRVAGEPARITAHCFTDGHDVLRVALQWWRDTSGDATAQPADAIEVAMQASGNDEWIADFTPPEPGLYRYTVAAWVDPFESWRRELERRVDPQDIRIAARVGAAEALAAAQRADKSPPDRRDLTAWAEALERGAQAEGSADALKALALDEAAAAAMRRHPDRRFEVRYPTALPLRADRERARYSSWYELFPRSASSTAGVHGTFRDVEARLPDIAAMGFDVLYFPPIHPIGRVQRKGKNNALAAAPDDVGSPWAIGAQEGGHKAILPELGTVQDFRRLVVAAKEQGLEVALDIAFQCAPDHPYVKEHPDWFRWRPDGTVQYAENPPKKYQDIYPFNFECDDWRGLWSELKSVFEHWIGEGVRIFRVDNPHTKAFPFWEWVIAEIQRDHPDTIFLAEAFTRPKVMHGLAKRGFTQSYTYYTWRNTKQELTEYFTELATGPGRDYFRPNAWPNTPDILHDHLQGGEPAVFMSRLVMAATLAASYGIYGPAYELLEHLPRGPGSEEYLDSEKYQLRHWDLERPGNLRAFITRVNQIRRENPALHADHSLRFLHVDNDQLLAYMKHSADGQNIVVTVVNLDPHHPQSGWLRLSAADIAATDPSAPDTPALHPELLPADWQMHDLLSHQRFVWQGEAHYVLLDPHRSPAHVFVVRRRVGRHDDFDHFE, encoded by the coding sequence ATGCCAAAGCCTGACAACCTGCCCTCTCCTTCCCAGCCCAACCCCGCCGCCAGCGCCAGCCCCGTTGCTGCCACTGCCACTGCCGCGGCACCGGGCCGCAGCGCCACGGCCGGCACCGTCCATCCGATCGGCGGCGCGGACGGCCGCGTGCGGGCGGTGGTCGAGGCCGTGCTGCCCTGCGTGGACGGCGGGCGCTTCGCTGCCAAGCGCGTGGCCGGCGAGCCGGCCCGCATCACCGCGCACTGCTTCACCGACGGGCACGACGTGCTGCGCGTGGCGCTCCAGTGGTGGCGCGACACCAGCGGCGATGCCACCGCCCAGCCGGCCGACGCCATCGAAGTGGCGATGCAAGCCAGCGGCAATGACGAATGGATCGCCGACTTCACCCCGCCCGAGCCCGGCCTGTACCGCTACACGGTGGCCGCCTGGGTGGACCCGTTCGAGTCCTGGCGCCGCGAACTGGAGCGGCGTGTGGACCCGCAGGACATCCGCATCGCGGCGCGCGTGGGCGCGGCGGAGGCCTTGGCCGCGGCCCAGCGTGCCGACAAGAGCCCCCCGGACCGCCGCGACCTGACCGCCTGGGCCGAAGCCCTGGAGCGCGGCGCCCAGGCCGAGGGCAGCGCCGACGCATTGAAAGCCCTGGCGCTGGACGAAGCCGCTGCTGCCGCGATGCGCCGCCACCCCGACCGCCGCTTCGAAGTGCGCTATCCCACCGCGCTGCCGCTGCGCGCCGACCGCGAGCGGGCGCGCTACAGCAGCTGGTACGAACTGTTTCCCCGCTCCGCTTCGTCCACCGCCGGCGTGCACGGCACGTTCCGCGATGTCGAGGCGCGCCTGCCCGACATTGCCGCGATGGGCTTCGACGTGCTGTATTTCCCGCCCATCCACCCCATCGGCCGCGTGCAGCGCAAGGGCAAGAACAACGCCCTCGCGGCCGCGCCGGACGATGTGGGCAGCCCCTGGGCCATCGGTGCGCAAGAAGGCGGGCACAAGGCCATCCTGCCCGAGCTGGGCACCGTGCAGGACTTTCGCCGGCTGGTCGTGGCCGCCAAGGAGCAAGGCCTGGAAGTGGCGCTGGACATCGCCTTCCAGTGCGCGCCGGACCACCCTTATGTGAAGGAACACCCGGACTGGTTCCGCTGGCGTCCCGACGGCACGGTGCAGTACGCCGAGAACCCGCCCAAGAAGTACCAGGACATCTACCCTTTCAATTTCGAGTGCGACGACTGGCGCGGCTTGTGGAGCGAGCTCAAGAGCGTGTTCGAGCACTGGATCGGCGAAGGCGTGCGCATCTTCCGGGTGGACAACCCGCACACCAAGGCGTTTCCGTTCTGGGAATGGGTGATCGCCGAGATCCAGCGCGACCACCCGGACACGATCTTCCTGGCCGAAGCCTTCACGCGGCCCAAGGTGATGCATGGCCTGGCCAAGCGGGGCTTCACGCAGTCGTACACCTACTACACTTGGCGCAACACCAAGCAGGAGCTGACGGAGTATTTCACCGAGCTGGCCACCGGCCCGGGCCGCGACTATTTCCGGCCCAACGCCTGGCCCAACACGCCGGACATCCTGCACGACCACCTGCAGGGCGGTGAGCCGGCCGTCTTCATGTCGCGGCTGGTCATGGCCGCCACGCTGGCCGCCAGCTACGGCATCTACGGCCCGGCTTATGAGCTGCTGGAGCACCTGCCCCGTGGGCCGGGCAGCGAGGAATACCTCGACTCCGAAAAGTACCAGCTGCGCCACTGGGACCTGGAGCGCCCGGGCAACCTGCGCGCCTTCATCACCCGCGTGAACCAGATCCGCCGCGAGAACCCCGCCCTGCACGCGGACCACAGCCTGCGCTTCCTGCATGTGGACAACGACCAGTTGCTGGCTTACATGAAGCACTCGGCCGACGGGCAGAACATCGTGGTCACCGTGGTCAACCTCGATCCGCACCACCCGCAGTCGGGCTGGCTGCGGCTGTCGGCGGCGGACATCGCGGCCACCGATCCGTCCGCACCCGACACGCCGGCCCTGCATCCCGAGCTGCTGCCAGCCGACTGGCAGATGCACGACCTGCTGAGCCACCAGCGCTTCGTGTGGCAGGGCGAGGCGCACTATGTGCTGCTGGACCCGCACCGCTCGCCCGCACACGTGTTCGTCGTGCGCCGGCGCGTCGGCCGCCACGACGACTTCGACCATTTCGAATAA
- a CDS encoding response regulator transcription factor → MSEPVSPGAPSRIRVALVEDDVLFQNALTVAIGASDDIELAHLAANRAQGLRMLATGRADVLLVDLGLPDGTGIDVIRAAHALWPDCAIMVCTTFGDEAHVLQSIEAGASGYLLKDSAPNDLLHEIRVLQQGGSPISPLIARQILTRFRAPPATASAAPPAVAAAAPSAASPASEDDAVLSTRELEVLRLITKGFTADEIAQLVNVSGHTVRTYVRRIYGKLKVKSKSEAILEARSQGLIGN, encoded by the coding sequence ATGTCCGAACCCGTTTCCCCCGGCGCTCCTTCCCGCATCCGCGTTGCCCTGGTGGAGGACGATGTGCTGTTTCAAAACGCGCTGACGGTGGCCATCGGTGCGTCCGACGATATCGAGCTGGCGCACCTGGCCGCCAACCGGGCCCAGGGGCTGCGCATGCTGGCCACGGGCCGTGCCGACGTGCTTCTGGTGGACCTGGGGCTGCCCGACGGCACGGGCATCGACGTCATCCGCGCAGCCCATGCCCTGTGGCCGGACTGCGCCATCATGGTCTGCACCACGTTCGGCGACGAGGCGCACGTGCTGCAGTCCATCGAGGCGGGCGCCTCGGGCTATCTGCTCAAGGACAGCGCCCCCAACGACCTGCTGCACGAAATCCGCGTGCTGCAGCAGGGCGGCAGTCCCATCAGCCCGTTGATCGCGCGCCAGATCCTCACGCGCTTTCGGGCCCCGCCGGCCACCGCGAGCGCTGCACCGCCAGCGGTGGCCGCCGCCGCGCCGTCGGCTGCGTCACCCGCATCGGAAGACGACGCCGTGCTGTCCACGCGCGAACTGGAGGTGCTTCGGCTCATCACCAAAGGCTTCACCGCCGACGAGATCGCGCAACTGGTGAACGTGTCGGGCCACACGGTGCGCACCTATGTGCGCCGCATCTACGGCAAGCTCAAGGTCAAGTCCAAGTCCGAGGCGATTCTGGAGGCGCGCAGCCAGGGGCTGATCGGCAACTGA
- a CDS encoding IPTL-CTERM sorting domain-containing protein: MPSVFRYLIRHSSPVLLGAALAAAGGAAHASLAIAAEPSAGMVTLTLNSTSAGTGHVALLAAGARCGTAAQTQAAQDSTGAASLRRGSLALEAGKSARYTLRNLQQSTRYTLCATNGTDTAGAVVSTKAMATYRSATWQVVGNPGFSAGRSENPPSLSMAADGTPYLAFVDKDNGSKTTVMRFDGAAWSNAGLAGLSVGVATPPSLSIAPDGSPYVAFGDGGDGRKAAAMRFDGTAWSQVGHAGFSAAGIFYASLAFAPDGMPYVAFADSGNSDKATVMRFDGAAWSNVGNAGFSSSGAIFLSLSTAPDGTPYLAFGDQGSKTTVMRFDGTAWVNVGNAQFSPGMAYYQSLSFAPDGTPYAAFRDLTDGRTLVMRFDGSAWVRVGNHAMSSGNAYFQSLSVAPDGTPYVAFRNDSQGSRPTVMRFDGTDWVNVGNALFSEGNVDFESLAFSPDGTPYVAFLDGVRGYKPTVMRLIGTPDMPTSVAATAVGSQATVTFIPSASDGGSAVIRYTAIAAPGGAFCTAMPLATSCDVAGLAPGVPYTFTVVATNGVGDSLPSAASMPVTPQMLNNSAVPLAGAGAGTAGVVISSAVAGCAVVPGSARFSASAPSGLPTNASLPLGTFSFSATGCSNATVTVQLTYPQSLVGLEPRKFGPPGAGQIPRWFTPGTAALSNSGRTVTYQVTDNGEGDSDLAVGNIADPFAPVLLAAGAAPGSVAAIPTLSEWGLLLLSMGLAWLAWRRPERTRPARR; the protein is encoded by the coding sequence ATGCCCTCCGTGTTTCGCTACCTGATCCGCCACTCCAGCCCCGTTTTGTTGGGAGCTGCGCTGGCAGCCGCAGGCGGTGCAGCGCATGCATCGCTGGCCATCGCCGCTGAGCCTTCTGCTGGGATGGTCACGCTGACATTGAACTCCACCAGCGCGGGCACCGGGCATGTGGCGCTGCTGGCCGCCGGGGCCCGTTGCGGCACAGCGGCGCAGACCCAGGCCGCCCAGGACAGCACGGGCGCGGCATCGCTGCGCAGGGGTTCGCTGGCGCTGGAAGCCGGCAAAAGTGCCCGTTACACCCTCCGCAACCTGCAGCAGTCCACCCGCTATACCCTGTGTGCCACCAATGGCACGGACACGGCTGGCGCGGTCGTCAGTACCAAGGCCATGGCGACGTATCGCTCTGCAACCTGGCAGGTGGTGGGCAACCCGGGGTTTTCAGCGGGCCGTTCGGAGAATCCACCGTCCCTGTCCATGGCGGCGGATGGCACACCCTATCTGGCTTTCGTGGACAAGGACAATGGCTCCAAGACCACCGTGATGCGCTTCGATGGCGCGGCATGGAGCAATGCGGGCCTGGCGGGTCTTTCCGTGGGTGTCGCCACGCCTCCTTCCCTGTCCATCGCGCCCGATGGCAGTCCTTATGTGGCTTTCGGTGATGGGGGAGACGGCAGGAAAGCAGCTGCTATGCGTTTCGATGGCACGGCCTGGAGCCAGGTGGGCCATGCCGGATTTTCGGCCGCTGGCATTTTTTATGCATCCCTGGCCTTCGCACCGGATGGCATGCCTTACGTGGCATTTGCAGACAGCGGCAACAGCGACAAGGCCACCGTGATGCGCTTTGATGGCGCGGCCTGGAGCAACGTGGGCAATGCCGGGTTTTCTTCGTCAGGGGCGATTTTTCTCTCGTTGTCCACCGCACCCGATGGCACGCCCTATCTGGCCTTCGGTGATCAAGGCAGCAAGACGACGGTGATGCGTTTTGACGGCACGGCCTGGGTCAACGTGGGCAATGCCCAGTTTTCTCCTGGCATGGCCTACTACCAGTCACTGTCTTTTGCACCCGATGGCACGCCTTATGCGGCGTTCAGGGACCTGACCGACGGGCGGACCCTGGTGATGCGTTTCGATGGCTCGGCCTGGGTCCGGGTGGGCAATCACGCCATGTCATCGGGAAATGCGTATTTCCAGTCTCTGTCCGTCGCCCCCGATGGCACGCCTTACGTGGCTTTCCGAAACGATAGCCAGGGTTCCAGGCCGACGGTCATGCGCTTTGACGGCACCGACTGGGTGAACGTGGGCAATGCGCTTTTTTCTGAAGGGAACGTGGATTTCGAGTCCCTCGCGTTTTCACCCGATGGAACACCTTATGTGGCTTTCCTGGACGGCGTGCGCGGCTACAAGCCGACGGTGATGCGCTTGATCGGGACACCCGACATGCCCACCTCCGTCGCCGCGACTGCCGTGGGCAGCCAGGCCACGGTGACCTTCATCCCATCGGCCAGCGATGGCGGCAGTGCCGTGATCCGCTACACGGCCATCGCAGCCCCGGGTGGCGCTTTCTGCACGGCAATGCCGCTTGCCACCTCATGCGATGTGGCGGGCCTTGCGCCTGGCGTGCCCTACACGTTCACGGTGGTCGCCACCAATGGCGTAGGCGATAGCCTGCCTTCGGCCGCCTCGATGCCGGTCACGCCCCAGATGCTGAACAACTCCGCTGTGCCGTTGGCAGGCGCCGGTGCGGGCACTGCGGGCGTGGTCATCAGCAGCGCGGTGGCTGGCTGCGCGGTGGTGCCGGGCTCCGCGCGGTTCAGCGCCAGCGCACCTTCGGGATTGCCGACCAATGCCAGCTTGCCCCTGGGCACCTTCAGCTTCTCGGCAACGGGCTGCTCGAATGCCACGGTCACCGTGCAATTGACCTACCCCCAAAGCCTGGTGGGGCTCGAGCCGAGGAAGTTCGGGCCGCCCGGGGCCGGCCAGATCCCACGCTGGTTCACGCCTGGCACTGCGGCCCTGAGCAACAGTGGGCGCACCGTGACCTATCAGGTGACCGACAACGGCGAAGGCGACAGCGACCTGGCCGTGGGCAATATTGCCGACCCCTTCGCTCCGGTGCTGCTGGCCGCAGGGGCCGCCCCGGGCAGCGTGGCCGCCATTCCGACCTTGAGCGAGTGGGGGCTGCTGCTGTTGAGCATGGGCCTGGCATGGCTCGCGTGGCGCAGGCCGGAACGGACGCGCCCGGCACGCCGCTAG
- a CDS encoding sensor histidine kinase, with product MFPLFLRARWPCRSFAGSCAGRGLRGRSLPLWLLLVLALGWPQAGSAQPVHLTRAAWMQVDAQGFAPPPASLSSGDLRGPWREVELPHAQSPELFPGADDPARPSTRVSWYRLELPGAPSQDGELARNLYLPRWKMDGQLAVYVDGRLTYRADANRLWNGFNQPLWIPLGAAAQQGAPQTVVLRIVHLRGVGGALSTAWVGSQADIGWRYQVRDTLQTQVPLMNSAAFLAVGVFAFFVWARQVLQGQGAARMHLLFFLMSVVAFLRNLHYHMGQFKLPVSDAWFGWLTVSSLFWLIAVGHFFLARLHRRSRPWLDGMVLGMSGVVTAITLPEAGRVLPGASALAPTAYMFLLAMGVAVFCFGWIDARRVGQKDATRLSLWGLLSMGMGTHDWLLQNNHVSVESVYLGAYTSCGIFVIFMGALLRQYNAALEEVQLANASLALRLQAQEAQLTESHARLREIEHRQTLSQERQRLMQDMHDGLGSSLISALRVVEDGQIRHADVADVLKGCIDDLKLAIDSMEPIEADLLLLLLATLRFRLGKRLQDSGIELVWDIHEVPALPWLDPRNSLHILRILQEALTNILKHAHATQIRVSTSASAGVVSVVVADNGKGFEVDQAPGRGSRGLDNQRRRAQAIGAQVQLESSHNGSSVTLLLPQRRRALFTPS from the coding sequence TTGTTCCCCTTGTTTCTGCGCGCGCGCTGGCCGTGCCGGTCCTTCGCGGGCTCATGCGCCGGGCGGGGCCTGCGGGGCCGGTCGCTGCCTCTGTGGCTCCTGCTCGTGCTCGCCCTGGGCTGGCCCCAGGCCGGGTCGGCGCAGCCCGTGCACCTGACGCGGGCAGCGTGGATGCAGGTGGATGCGCAGGGGTTTGCGCCGCCGCCGGCCTCGTTGTCCAGCGGGGACCTGCGCGGTCCATGGCGGGAGGTGGAACTGCCGCACGCCCAGTCGCCCGAGCTCTTTCCCGGCGCGGACGACCCGGCCCGGCCCAGCACGCGGGTGAGCTGGTACCGGCTGGAACTGCCTGGCGCGCCATCGCAGGACGGCGAGCTGGCCCGCAACCTGTACCTGCCACGCTGGAAGATGGACGGCCAGCTCGCGGTGTACGTGGATGGCCGCCTGACTTACCGCGCCGATGCCAACCGTCTGTGGAACGGTTTCAATCAGCCGCTGTGGATTCCGCTGGGCGCTGCCGCGCAGCAAGGCGCGCCGCAAACGGTGGTGCTGCGCATCGTGCATCTGCGAGGCGTGGGCGGCGCACTGTCCACCGCGTGGGTGGGCTCGCAAGCCGACATCGGCTGGCGCTACCAGGTCCGCGACACGCTGCAGACCCAGGTGCCGCTGATGAACAGCGCCGCCTTTCTGGCGGTGGGCGTGTTCGCCTTCTTCGTCTGGGCTCGGCAGGTGCTGCAGGGCCAGGGCGCGGCCCGCATGCACTTGCTGTTCTTCCTGATGTCGGTGGTGGCGTTCCTGCGCAACCTGCACTACCACATGGGCCAGTTCAAGCTGCCGGTGTCCGATGCCTGGTTCGGCTGGCTCACGGTCAGCTCCCTTTTCTGGCTGATTGCCGTGGGGCACTTCTTTCTGGCGCGACTGCACCGGCGCTCCAGGCCCTGGCTGGACGGCATGGTGCTGGGCATGTCGGGCGTGGTCACGGCCATCACCCTGCCCGAAGCGGGCCGCGTGCTGCCCGGCGCCTCGGCGCTGGCGCCGACGGCTTATATGTTCCTGCTGGCCATGGGCGTGGCTGTTTTCTGTTTCGGCTGGATCGATGCCCGCCGCGTCGGCCAGAAGGACGCCACCCGCCTGTCGCTTTGGGGGCTGCTCAGCATGGGCATGGGCACGCACGACTGGCTGCTGCAGAACAATCACGTCAGCGTGGAGAGCGTGTACCTGGGCGCCTACACCAGCTGCGGTATTTTCGTGATCTTCATGGGCGCGCTATTGCGCCAGTACAACGCGGCGCTGGAGGAGGTGCAGCTGGCCAACGCCAGCCTGGCGCTGCGCTTGCAGGCACAGGAGGCGCAGCTCACCGAAAGCCATGCCCGGCTGCGCGAGATCGAACACCGCCAGACGCTGAGCCAGGAGCGCCAGCGGCTGATGCAGGACATGCACGACGGCCTGGGCTCGTCACTGATCAGCGCGCTGAGGGTGGTGGAGGACGGCCAGATCCGTCACGCCGACGTGGCCGACGTGCTCAAAGGCTGCATCGACGACCTCAAGCTGGCCATCGATTCCATGGAGCCCATCGAGGCCGATTTGCTGCTGCTGCTGCTGGCGACGCTGCGCTTTCGGCTGGGCAAGCGGCTGCAGGACAGCGGCATCGAACTGGTCTGGGACATCCACGAAGTGCCGGCCTTGCCCTGGCTGGACCCGCGCAATTCGCTGCACATCCTGCGCATCCTGCAAGAGGCGCTCACGAACATCCTCAAGCATGCGCATGCGACGCAGATCCGCGTGTCCACCAGCGCCAGTGCGGGCGTGGTGAGCGTCGTGGTGGCCGACAACGGCAAGGGCTTCGAGGTGGACCAGGCGCCCGGGCGCGGCAGCCGCGGCCTGGACAACCAGCGCCGGCGCGCCCAGGCCATCGGAGCCCAGGTGCAACTGGAATCGTCTCACAATGGGTCCAGCGTGACGCTTTTGCTGCCGCAGCGCAGAAGAGCGTTGTTCACGCCCTCATGA
- the glgB gene encoding 1,4-alpha-glucan branching protein GlgB codes for MPQTALLTAHDAYLLREGTHSQLYQAMGCHLRSEGGGADFAVWAPNAASVSVIGDWNGWNPEADVLHARSDGSGIWEGASSHAAHGQAYKYRIVSHNGGRVLEKADPFAVCAELPPHTASRIWSLEYEWGDSDWMASRGPRNALDAPMSIYEMHPGSWRRRNGQFMNYRELAHELADYVTSLGFTHVELMPITEHPFYGSWGYQTTGYFAPTSRYGTPQDFMYFVDHLHQRGIGVLLDWVPSHFPVDAHGLAEFDGTHLYEHSDPRQGFHPEWSSAIFNYGRHEVRSFLISSGLFWLDKYHLDGLRVDAVASMLYLDYARKDGEWIPNRHGGRENLEAIEFMRLLNRAVYRDHPDTVSIAEESTAWPMVSRPVEMNGLGFGMKWNMGWMHDTLAYLKEDPVNRRYHHHKLTFSLVYAFNENFVLPLSHDEVVYGKGSLINKMPGDEWQQFANLRTLFGLMWAHPGKKLLFMGGEFGQRREWTHEGELEWWVCDSPLHGGVQRLIRELNRIYRSEPALHEVDFSADGFQWVEADDAGQSVIAFLRKPSQRAQQEHGAGPVLVVCNMTPVPRNNYLVGVPSSGHWQELLNSDAREFGGAGWGNLGGVDTAPVRSHHWEQSLCLTLPPLSTLIFRLEPARHAKA; via the coding sequence TTGCCCCAAACCGCCTTGCTCACCGCCCACGACGCCTACCTTCTCCGCGAAGGAACCCACTCCCAGCTCTACCAAGCCATGGGCTGCCATCTGCGCAGCGAAGGCGGGGGCGCGGACTTTGCCGTATGGGCGCCGAACGCGGCGTCGGTGTCCGTCATCGGCGACTGGAACGGCTGGAATCCCGAGGCGGACGTGCTCCATGCCCGGTCCGATGGCAGCGGCATCTGGGAGGGCGCCTCCTCCCATGCCGCGCACGGCCAAGCGTACAAATACCGCATCGTGTCGCACAACGGGGGCCGCGTGCTCGAAAAGGCCGACCCGTTCGCCGTCTGCGCCGAACTACCCCCCCACACCGCCTCGCGCATCTGGTCGCTCGAATACGAATGGGGCGACAGCGACTGGATGGCATCGCGCGGGCCGCGCAACGCGCTCGATGCGCCCATGTCCATCTACGAGATGCACCCCGGCTCCTGGCGCCGCCGAAACGGACAGTTCATGAACTACCGCGAACTGGCCCACGAACTGGCGGACTACGTGACGTCCCTGGGCTTCACGCACGTGGAGCTGATGCCCATCACCGAGCATCCGTTCTATGGCTCGTGGGGCTACCAGACCACCGGGTACTTCGCGCCCACCTCGCGCTATGGCACGCCACAGGACTTCATGTATTTCGTGGACCACCTGCACCAGCGCGGCATCGGCGTGCTGCTGGACTGGGTGCCCTCCCACTTTCCGGTGGACGCCCACGGGCTGGCGGAGTTCGATGGCACGCACCTGTACGAGCATTCGGACCCGCGCCAGGGCTTCCACCCCGAGTGGAGCTCGGCCATCTTCAACTACGGCCGGCACGAGGTGCGCAGCTTTCTGATTTCCTCGGGCCTGTTCTGGCTCGACAAGTACCACCTGGACGGGCTGCGCGTGGATGCGGTCGCCTCCATGCTGTACCTGGACTACGCCCGCAAGGACGGCGAGTGGATTCCCAACCGCCACGGCGGGCGCGAGAACCTGGAGGCCATCGAGTTCATGCGCCTGCTGAACCGCGCGGTCTATCGCGACCACCCGGACACGGTCAGCATCGCCGAAGAATCCACCGCCTGGCCGATGGTCTCGCGGCCCGTGGAGATGAACGGCCTGGGCTTCGGCATGAAGTGGAACATGGGCTGGATGCACGACACGCTGGCCTACCTGAAGGAAGACCCGGTCAACCGGCGCTACCACCACCACAAACTCACGTTCTCGCTGGTGTATGCCTTCAACGAAAACTTCGTGCTGCCGCTCTCGCACGATGAAGTGGTGTATGGCAAGGGCTCGCTGATCAACAAGATGCCCGGCGACGAATGGCAGCAGTTCGCCAACCTGCGTACGCTGTTCGGCCTGATGTGGGCGCATCCCGGCAAGAAGCTGCTCTTCATGGGCGGCGAGTTCGGCCAGCGCCGCGAGTGGACGCACGAAGGCGAACTCGAATGGTGGGTGTGCGACAGCCCGCTGCACGGCGGCGTGCAGCGCCTGATCCGCGAACTCAACCGCATCTACCGCAGCGAGCCCGCGCTGCACGAAGTGGACTTTTCGGCGGACGGCTTTCAATGGGTGGAGGCCGACGATGCCGGGCAGAGCGTGATCGCCTTCCTGCGCAAGCCCAGCCAGCGGGCGCAGCAGGAACATGGCGCGGGCCCGGTGCTGGTCGTGTGCAACATGACGCCCGTGCCGCGCAACAACTACCTGGTGGGCGTGCCCTCTTCTGGCCATTGGCAGGAACTGCTCAACAGCGACGCGCGCGAATTCGGCGGCGCCGGCTGGGGCAACCTGGGTGGCGTGGACACGGCGCCCGTGCGGTCGCACCACTGGGAGCAATCGCTGTGCCTCACGCTGCCGCCGCTGTCCACCCTCATCTTCCGACTGGAGCCCGCGCGCCATGCCAAAGCCTGA